GGAACGTCGTGAGCTGCACGAACTTCGCGTCGGCCAGCGACGTCGGGGCGGTCATGCGTCGACGGTAGCGGGGGTGAGCCGCACCGGCATCGCGTCGAAGCCGCGCAGCACGCGGGTGGGCCTGCGGTGCGGCGGCCCGGCGGGGGTGAGTCCGGGGAAACGGTCGAACAGCGCCCGCAGCCCGACCTCGCCCTCCATCTTCGCCAGGCCGGCGCCCAGGCAGTAGTGGACGCCGCTGGAGAACGCGATGTGGTCGCCCGCGTTGGGGCGCGTGACGTCGAACGCGGCGGGGTCGGTGAAGACCGCCGGGTCGTGGTTGGCCCCGCCGAGCATGATCACGACGACCTGTCCGGCGCGCAGCGGCTCGCCCGCGACGGTGGTGTCGCGCAGCGCGATCCGCCCGGTGCGCTGCACGGGGGAGTCCAGGCGCAGCACCTCGTCGACCGCCCGCGGCCACAGCGACGGGTCGGCCTGCAGCCGGGCGAGCTGGTCGGGGTGCGAGGTCAGCAGTGCGGCGCCGTTGCCGATCAGGTTGACGGTGGTCTCGAAGCCCGCGGCGAGCAGCAGCATCGCGATGGAGGTCAGCTCGTCGTCGGAGAGCTTGCCCTCCTCGGCGTGCGCGTGCACGAGGGCGGACAGGATGTTGTCGCCGGGATGGCGGCGCAGGTGCGCGAAGTGGCCCCGCATCCAGTCGGCGAGCGCGTTCAGGTCGCTCTCCGAGCGCCGGAACTCCGACCACCGCAGCCCGGCGTCGAGCGACAGCGCCCCGCCCGCGCCCCACTCCAGGAACTGCCGCCGCATCTCCACCGGCGCCCCCAGCATCTCCGCGATGACGGTGGCGGGCAGGAGAGCGGCGTAGTCGTCGATCAGGTCGGCCCGCGGGCCGTGCATCCCGTCGAGCAGCCCGGTGGCGATCTCCTCGGTCCGCGTGCGCAGTGCGGCGACCGCCTTCGCGCTGAACGCCCTGGTCACGAGCTTGCGGTAGCGGGTGTGGTCGGGGGCGTCCACCGACAGCATCGACGGCGGCGTGACCGGCCCGAGCGGTCCCCGGCCGCCGGCCGCCACCAGCGCGCGCAGCGCGGCCGGGGCGCGGCCGCTCGGCCCGCCGACGACGCCGCAGTCCGGGCTGCGCAGGATCGCGGTGGCGACGTCGTGGTGGGCGGTGTTGAGCACGATGCCGTTGTCGACCAGGCGTCCGCGCCCGCGCAGCTCGTCGTAGTGGCCGAACGGGTCGGCGATGACGGCCTCGTCGACCATCAGCCGGGCGGTCGGGTCACCGGCCTTCACCCGGCGCTCGACGGCGCGCCGGATCATGCCGTGCCGCAGTCCCCAGCGGATCGCCTGACGGACCACCATGTCGACCTCCCAGAACCTACCGTCGGTAACCCCGCCCGAACCTACCGGCGGTAACCACGGTCGCGCCACCGTCGCGTGGTAGGAGTTGCCCGGTGAAGCTGTGGGCGGTCAGCGATCTGCACGTGC
This sequence is a window from Pseudonocardia petroleophila. Protein-coding genes within it:
- a CDS encoding cytochrome P450, which gives rise to MVVRQAIRWGLRHGMIRRAVERRVKAGDPTARLMVDEAVIADPFGHYDELRGRGRLVDNGIVLNTAHHDVATAILRSPDCGVVGGPSGRAPAALRALVAAGGRGPLGPVTPPSMLSVDAPDHTRYRKLVTRAFSAKAVAALRTRTEEIATGLLDGMHGPRADLIDDYAALLPATVIAEMLGAPVEMRRQFLEWGAGGALSLDAGLRWSEFRRSESDLNALADWMRGHFAHLRRHPGDNILSALVHAHAEEGKLSDDELTSIAMLLLAAGFETTVNLIGNGAALLTSHPDQLARLQADPSLWPRAVDEVLRLDSPVQRTGRIALRDTTVAGEPLRAGQVVVIMLGGANHDPAVFTDPAAFDVTRPNAGDHIAFSSGVHYCLGAGLAKMEGEVGLRALFDRFPGLTPAGPPHRRPTRVLRGFDAMPVRLTPATVDA